The following DNA comes from Nocardioides panzhihuensis.
GCGATCATCTCGGTGATCTCGAGATCGGGCCGGAAGTTGGGAGCCTCGAGGATCGCCTCGCGCAAGGCTCTCAGCGACTCCGGGTCGGGGTCGCGAAGATAGACGTCGAGCAGCTCAGCGTACGTAGCCAACAGGGTCCCCTTTGAATATCGGTCGCCCTGCACGGTAGCAATTGCGCATCCATGCTGGGCGGTTGACAACGATTATGCGCCCTATTGTGACCCGGAGGTCGAGCGGCCCGAACCTCGCTATCGCCAACCGAGCGCAGGGGCGACGTGGGTCAGGATGCTCTCCAGCACATGTGCGTTGTAGTCGACGCCGAGCTGGTTCGGGACGGTGAGCAGCAGCGTGTCGGCGGCCTGGATCGCCTCGTCCTCGGCCAGCTCCTCGACCAGGACGTCGGGCTCGGCGGCGTACGAGCGCCCGAAGATGGCGCGGGTCTGGTCGTCGATGTTGCCGATCTGGTCCTTGGTCTGCCGATCGAGGCCGAAGTAGCCACGGTCCTCGTCGTTGACCAGGGCGAAGATGGATCGTGAGACCGACACGCGCGGCTCCCGCACGTGACCGGCCTCCTTCCAGGCTTCGCGGTACGCCTCGATCTGCTCCCGCTGCTGGATGTGGAACGGCTTGCCGTTCTCGTCGTTCTTGAGGGTCGAGCTCTGCAGGTTCAGGCCGAGGCCGGCAGCCCAGCGTGCGGTCGCCAGCGAGCTCGATCCCCACCAGATCCGGTCACGCAGGGTCTCGGAGTAAGGCTCGACCCGGAGCTTTCCGGGCGGGTTGGGGAACATCGGCCGGGGGTTGGGCTCGGCGAACTGCGCTCCTTCGATGATCTTCAGATAGGTCTCGGTGTGCGCACGGGCCATGGCGGCCTCGGAGGCGTTCTCGCCGGGGTCGTAGCCGAAGTAGCGCCACCCGTCGATGACCTGCTCGGGTGAGCCTCGGCTGATCCCGAG
Coding sequences within:
- a CDS encoding LLM class flavin-dependent oxidoreductase, with the translated sequence MSFGHWTPSPYSQTQSARDALIQGIDLAVAAEELGVDGAYFRVHHFARQYASPFPLLSAIGARTSKIEIGTGVIDMRYENPLYMAEDSAAADLISGERLQLGISRGSPEQVIDGWRYFGYDPGENASEAAMARAHTETYLKIIEGAQFAEPNPRPMFPNPPGKLRVEPYSETLRDRIWWGSSSLATARWAAGLGLNLQSSTLKNDENGKPFHIQQREQIEAYREAWKEAGHVREPRVSVSRSIFALVNDEDRGYFGLDRQTKDQIGNIDDQTRAIFGRSYAAEPDVLVEELAEDEAIQAADTLLLTVPNQLGVDYNAHVLESILTHVAPALGWR